In Rhodococcus rhodochrous, a single genomic region encodes these proteins:
- a CDS encoding acyl-CoA dehydrogenase family protein has product MESTTGATLDAALVDLGWHDMLTEMPDDTIPMVFRLLGETGAHAPVINDVVLVDAGREAGGVVPLPYTGRQWIEWAREDRDTTALDAELPIATVGSGDPVPVAAARRALGWWLVGTSRAMLDSARTHALDRTQFGKPIAGFQAVRHRLAETYVAVEGAEATLRAATDELGSLLAKAAAGRAAIIAARHCQQVLGGIGFTAEHDLHRHIKRALVLDGLLGSSRELTREAGALIRAEGSAPRLVHL; this is encoded by the coding sequence ATGGAGAGCACGACCGGTGCCACACTCGACGCGGCGCTGGTCGATCTGGGCTGGCACGACATGCTCACCGAGATGCCCGACGACACGATCCCCATGGTGTTCCGACTGCTCGGCGAGACCGGCGCGCACGCCCCGGTGATCAACGACGTCGTGCTCGTCGACGCGGGTCGTGAGGCCGGTGGGGTCGTACCCCTCCCCTACACCGGCCGACAGTGGATCGAGTGGGCACGCGAGGACCGGGACACCACCGCGCTCGACGCGGAACTGCCGATCGCGACGGTCGGATCCGGTGATCCGGTGCCGGTCGCAGCGGCACGTCGTGCGCTCGGCTGGTGGCTGGTCGGAACGAGCCGAGCGATGCTCGACTCGGCCCGTACCCACGCTCTCGACCGCACGCAGTTCGGCAAGCCGATCGCCGGCTTCCAGGCGGTGCGGCACCGGCTCGCGGAGACGTACGTCGCCGTCGAGGGCGCGGAGGCCACCCTGCGTGCCGCCACCGACGAGCTCGGTTCCCTGCTCGCGAAGGCCGCCGCGGGTCGCGCGGCGATCATCGCGGCACGGCACTGCCAGCAGGTCCTCGGCGGTATCGGCTTCACCGCCGAGCACGACCTGCACCGACACATCAAACGGGCACTGGTGCTCGACGGTCTGCTCGGCAGTTCACGGGAACTGACCCGCGAGGCCGGTGCCCTCATCCGCGCGGAGGGTTCGGCGCCGCGCCTGGTGCACCTCTGA
- a CDS encoding nuclear transport factor 2 family protein yields the protein MTPDELCDKYAITELLYRYATAVDTKDWKKMESVFTEDAHLDYSSVGYRPGPRDEVLAQLQKALSYLPMSQHFVTNVEVDLDGDRATVRAMFYNPMQLPGVDGLTYCGGNYHHEVVRTEDGWKSCRLTEESLWFSNHPDPSKNM from the coding sequence ATGACGCCCGACGAGCTGTGCGACAAGTACGCCATCACCGAACTCCTCTACCGCTATGCAACGGCGGTGGACACCAAGGACTGGAAGAAGATGGAATCGGTCTTCACCGAGGATGCCCATCTCGACTACAGCTCCGTGGGATACCGGCCCGGACCGAGGGACGAAGTGCTCGCGCAGCTGCAGAAGGCGTTGTCGTACCTGCCGATGTCGCAGCACTTCGTCACCAACGTCGAGGTCGACCTCGACGGCGACCGGGCGACGGTGCGGGCGATGTTCTACAACCCCATGCAACTCCCCGGCGTCGACGGCCTGACCTATTGCGGGGGCAACTACCACCATGAGGTCGTGCGCACGGAAGACGGATGGAAGAGTTGCCGGCTCACCGAGGAGAGCCTGTGGTTCTCGAACCATCCCGATCCGTCGAAGAACATGTAG
- a CDS encoding SDR family NAD(P)-dependent oxidoreductase — protein MGQLDSLHDLSGKTAVVTGGSRGIGRAIAQILAEHGADVVVASRKLDACELAAKEIEASTGSKVLPVACHVGQWDDCNTLVDTTLDHFGRLDILVNNAGMSPLYQDLESITEELYDKTFGVNLKGPFRLAVRAGTYMAEHDGGSIVNIGTAGSLTASVRELPYACAKAGLNALTVGLAEAYAPKVRVNSILPGPFRTDLSKAWAPPEGEEASFVPLRRMGRPEEVAPLALHLASDASSFTTGAIIRVDGGVTRKV, from the coding sequence ATGGGACAACTTGACTCTCTTCACGATTTGAGCGGGAAAACTGCTGTCGTCACAGGTGGTTCGCGTGGCATCGGCCGCGCCATCGCGCAGATCCTCGCCGAACACGGCGCCGACGTCGTCGTCGCCTCCCGCAAGCTCGACGCGTGCGAACTCGCCGCGAAGGAGATCGAGGCATCGACCGGCAGCAAGGTGCTCCCCGTCGCCTGCCATGTCGGACAGTGGGACGACTGCAACACGCTCGTCGACACGACCCTCGACCATTTCGGGCGCCTCGACATCCTCGTCAACAATGCCGGAATGTCGCCGCTCTACCAGGATCTCGAATCCATCACCGAAGAGCTGTACGACAAGACCTTCGGCGTGAACCTCAAGGGACCGTTCCGGCTCGCGGTCCGCGCCGGCACGTACATGGCGGAGCACGACGGCGGGTCGATCGTCAACATCGGCACCGCCGGGTCGCTCACGGCGAGCGTGCGCGAACTCCCCTACGCATGCGCGAAGGCCGGCCTGAACGCCCTCACGGTGGGCCTGGCAGAGGCTTACGCACCGAAAGTGCGTGTCAATTCGATCCTTCCAGGTCCGTTCCGCACCGACCTGTCGAAGGCATGGGCTCCGCCGGAAGGCGAGGAGGCATCCTTCGTGCCGTTGCGTCGCATGGGCCGGCCCGAGGAGGTCGCGCCACTCGCACTCCATCTGGCCAGCGACGCGTCGAGTTTCACCACCGGCGCGATCATCCGCGTCGACGGTGGTGTCACCCGTAAGGTCTGA
- a CDS encoding enoyl-CoA hydratase produces the protein MADKYIGYETSDRIATITLNRPEVANAQNGALLDELDAAWTRAGDDPEVSVIVLRAEGKHFSAGHDLRSGEPVPDKITLEMIYRNESRRYLEYSLRWRNIPKPSIAAVQGRCISGGLLLCWPCDLIVAADDASFSDPVVLMGIGGVEYHGHTWELGPRKAKEILFTGRPVTAEEAEQTGMVNRVVPRADLDTEVRTLAEQIAKMHPFGLRQAKRAVNQTLDVQGFYAAIQSVFDIHQTGHGNALSDSGWPVLMNLDEMKDNIR, from the coding sequence GTGGCTGACAAGTACATCGGGTACGAGACCTCCGACCGGATCGCGACCATCACGCTGAACCGGCCGGAGGTCGCCAACGCGCAGAACGGCGCCCTCCTGGACGAACTGGACGCCGCCTGGACCCGCGCCGGCGACGATCCCGAGGTCTCCGTGATCGTGCTCCGCGCCGAGGGCAAGCACTTCTCGGCCGGGCACGATCTCCGCAGCGGGGAACCGGTTCCGGACAAGATCACCCTCGAGATGATCTACCGCAACGAGTCCCGGCGTTATCTCGAGTATTCGCTGCGGTGGCGCAACATCCCGAAGCCGTCCATCGCCGCGGTGCAGGGCCGGTGCATCTCCGGTGGCCTCCTGCTGTGCTGGCCGTGCGATCTCATCGTCGCGGCCGACGACGCGTCGTTCTCCGATCCTGTGGTCCTCATGGGTATCGGCGGCGTCGAATATCACGGGCACACGTGGGAACTCGGCCCACGCAAGGCCAAGGAGATCCTCTTCACCGGCCGGCCGGTCACCGCGGAGGAAGCGGAGCAGACGGGCATGGTGAACCGCGTCGTGCCCCGCGCCGATCTCGACACCGAAGTACGCACGCTCGCCGAGCAGATCGCGAAGATGCATCCCTTCGGCCTGCGGCAGGCCAAGCGGGCCGTCAACCAGACCCTCGACGTGCAGGGCTTCTACGCCGCGATCCAGTCGGTCTTCGACATCCACCAGACGGGCCACGGCAACGCTCTCAGCGACAGTGGGTGGCCGGTCCTGATGAATCTCGACGAGATGAAGGACAACATCCGCTAG
- a CDS encoding acyl-CoA dehydrogenase family protein, whose product MQLSFDSDVEEFRAEFVAFLDEHLPDPSEATVRARSSADVPEWARRWQRVQFDHGWLLPGNPPEFGGRNATILQQYVHLEELSKRRIYHSFNPQGLGIIAASLLSFGTDEQKQRWAVPILRAEITAALGMSEPGAGSDLASLRTRAVRDGDHFVVNGQKVWTSGAHDADVLLTFVRTDPDAPKHKGISVLLIPTDLPGVVRRPFPSVADGDDRDFNEVFFTDVHVPTENLIGELNGGWSVANGSLGHERTLLWLSFADRLQDLVEDFHPRTVLDRDRYATLVMDHQALKLLGSAALVRESRGAQDVPALSVLKLLGSEAVQTAAEHALDAAGPDGLVHPATTSAYVPWNLDNFSSSWFERFVRSFAGTIAGGTSEIQRNIIAERVLGLPRG is encoded by the coding sequence GTGCAACTCTCGTTTGATTCCGACGTCGAGGAGTTCCGCGCCGAGTTCGTGGCCTTCCTCGACGAGCACCTGCCCGATCCGTCCGAGGCCACAGTCCGCGCCCGGTCGAGCGCCGACGTCCCCGAATGGGCACGCCGCTGGCAGCGGGTCCAGTTCGACCACGGTTGGCTACTGCCCGGCAACCCACCCGAGTTCGGCGGCCGCAACGCGACGATCCTGCAGCAGTACGTCCACCTCGAGGAACTGTCGAAGCGGCGGATCTACCACAGCTTCAACCCGCAGGGGCTCGGCATCATCGCGGCCTCGCTGCTGTCGTTCGGCACGGACGAACAGAAGCAACGCTGGGCGGTGCCCATCCTCCGAGCGGAGATCACCGCGGCCCTCGGAATGAGCGAGCCCGGCGCGGGTTCCGACCTCGCTTCCCTGCGCACCCGGGCGGTGCGCGACGGCGACCACTTCGTCGTCAACGGCCAGAAGGTGTGGACCTCCGGTGCCCACGACGCCGACGTGCTGCTGACCTTCGTCCGTACCGACCCGGATGCTCCGAAGCACAAGGGGATCAGCGTCCTGCTCATCCCCACCGATCTGCCCGGCGTCGTCCGCAGGCCGTTCCCGTCGGTCGCCGACGGCGACGACCGCGACTTCAACGAGGTGTTCTTCACCGACGTGCACGTGCCCACCGAGAACCTCATCGGTGAGTTGAACGGCGGCTGGTCGGTCGCGAACGGATCGCTCGGGCACGAACGCACCCTGCTGTGGCTCAGTTTCGCCGACCGGCTGCAGGACCTCGTCGAGGACTTCCACCCCCGCACGGTGCTCGACCGCGACCGCTACGCCACACTCGTGATGGACCACCAGGCACTGAAGCTGCTCGGCTCGGCTGCCCTCGTCCGCGAATCCCGCGGAGCGCAGGACGTTCCTGCCCTGTCGGTGCTCAAGCTCCTCGGCTCCGAGGCAGTCCAGACCGCCGCCGAACACGCCCTCGACGCGGCGGGCCCGGACGGTCTCGTCCATCCGGCGACGACGTCGGCATACGTGCCGTGGAATCTCGACAACTTCTCGTCGAGCTGGTTCGAGAGGTTCGTGCGGAGCTTCGCCGGCACCATCGCGGGTGGCACGTCGGAGATCCAGCGCAACATCATCGCCGAACGCGTCCTTGGCCTGCCCCGTGGCTGA
- a CDS encoding acyl-CoA dehydrogenase family protein, producing the protein MLFEFDSDQQLWQKTVREVTAKECPSTLVRTVVDNGADPAPLWKTYVGLGWTELVESEAAVELAIVLEELGRTTDPTPFLATTTQFAPLVAGRTQPDRAGAAVYEGVSAVRDADGWLLRGTAHRVLDGDRADDIAVVTEAGVFTVRADQVSARRTSAFDPVLHLADIVFDDVRVEADPDTDVDVEKARHVALAGLAVTMVGACRRILDLALDHVRNRQQFGVPIGSFQAVKHRAADMHVAVERARALAYFAALTIAEDDPRRRLAASMAKAAAGECQSTVFRSGLQLFGAMGFTWENDLQFALKRARAGEHMLGSAAEHRALIAEEYRATLV; encoded by the coding sequence ATGCTTTTCGAGTTCGACTCCGATCAGCAGTTGTGGCAGAAGACCGTCCGGGAAGTGACGGCGAAGGAATGCCCGTCGACACTCGTCCGCACCGTCGTCGACAACGGCGCCGATCCGGCCCCGTTGTGGAAGACCTATGTGGGCCTGGGATGGACGGAACTGGTCGAGTCCGAGGCCGCAGTGGAGCTCGCGATCGTCCTGGAGGAACTCGGCCGGACAACCGACCCCACCCCCTTCCTGGCCACCACCACCCAGTTCGCCCCGCTCGTCGCCGGCCGGACGCAGCCGGACCGTGCGGGCGCCGCCGTCTACGAAGGTGTCTCCGCCGTACGCGACGCGGACGGCTGGCTGCTCCGCGGCACCGCGCACCGCGTGCTCGACGGCGACCGTGCCGACGACATCGCCGTCGTCACCGAGGCAGGTGTGTTCACCGTTCGGGCCGATCAGGTGTCGGCCCGCCGTACCTCCGCCTTCGATCCGGTCCTGCACCTGGCCGACATCGTCTTCGACGACGTGCGGGTCGAGGCGGACCCGGACACCGACGTCGACGTGGAGAAGGCACGGCACGTCGCCCTCGCGGGACTCGCCGTCACCATGGTCGGTGCCTGTCGCCGCATCCTGGATCTCGCGCTCGACCACGTGCGCAACCGCCAGCAGTTCGGTGTGCCGATCGGGTCGTTCCAGGCCGTCAAGCATCGCGCCGCCGACATGCACGTCGCCGTCGAACGTGCCCGCGCCCTCGCGTATTTCGCGGCACTGACGATCGCGGAGGACGACCCGCGTCGTCGTCTCGCCGCCTCCATGGCCAAAGCTGCTGCGGGAGAATGCCAGTCGACGGTCTTCCGCAGCGGTCTGCAGTTGTTCGGTGCCATGGGCTTCACCTGGGAGAACGACCTGCAGTTCGCGCTCAAGCGTGCCCGGGCGGGGGAGCACATGCTCGGATCCGCCGCGGAGCACCGCGCACTGATCGCCGAGGAGTACCGTGCAACTCTCGTTTGA
- a CDS encoding TetR/AcrR family transcriptional regulator: protein MTGASEEPAWKQRAVERSIRTAKLRAEQRVQRFLDAAQAIITEKGSTDFTVQEVVDRSKQSLRSFYLQFDGKHELLLALFEDALSRSADQIRAAAAGEKAPLDQLRVAVELLFESSRPDPTAQRPLFTDFAPQLLLTHPAEVKVAHAPMLALFTELMEKVDAEGSLREGLNPKRMAAMTMQTVMFIAQSSGGDDSTTRPITADEVWNFCSQGFAAR, encoded by the coding sequence GTGACGGGCGCCAGCGAAGAACCGGCCTGGAAGCAACGCGCAGTCGAGCGCTCCATCCGGACCGCCAAACTGCGCGCCGAGCAGCGCGTACAGCGCTTCCTCGACGCAGCGCAGGCGATCATCACGGAAAAGGGCAGCACCGACTTCACGGTCCAGGAGGTCGTCGACCGTTCGAAGCAGTCGCTTCGCAGCTTCTACCTGCAGTTCGACGGTAAGCACGAGCTGCTGCTCGCGCTCTTCGAAGATGCCCTGAGCCGCTCTGCCGATCAGATCCGTGCCGCTGCCGCCGGCGAGAAGGCCCCTCTCGACCAATTGCGCGTCGCGGTGGAACTGCTGTTCGAGTCGTCCCGGCCCGACCCGACGGCCCAGCGACCGCTGTTCACCGACTTCGCGCCGCAGCTGCTGCTCACCCATCCTGCCGAGGTGAAGGTCGCGCATGCACCGATGCTCGCGCTGTTCACGGAGCTGATGGAGAAGGTCGACGCCGAGGGCAGCCTCCGCGAGGGGCTGAACCCGAAGCGGATGGCCGCCATGACGATGCAGACCGTGATGTTCATCGCTCAGTCGAGCGGAGGCGACGACAGCACGACCCGTCCCATCACGGCCGACGAGGTCTGGAACTTCTGCTCGCAGGGATTCGCCGCCCGCTGA
- a CDS encoding acyl-CoA thioesterase codes for MTELWNDLLACLDLRSSPVDEERPESVVFEGSNQHLEYHRLFGGQLLGQFVRAAELTCPEKSIKSLHTVFAREGRADEPVRYEITRLHEGRTFATLTAVARQSKGVLATASVSMHVGEDGPEVQTVPSVPQVFDESTRAPFSLIPWETRATTDLEDRGVSAPEFEMWMRTPEVDEAYAPALAAYATDLNLIGTALLAVDGFDHTGNGTAFTSAVTSHNLWFHRPFRSDDWLLLRQHSPLVAHGRCFGRGDLLTEKGSLVASFAQEALLRLP; via the coding sequence GTGACCGAGTTGTGGAACGACCTCCTCGCCTGTCTCGATCTGCGCTCGTCCCCCGTGGACGAGGAGCGCCCCGAGTCGGTGGTGTTCGAGGGCAGCAATCAGCACCTCGAATACCACCGGCTCTTCGGGGGCCAGCTGCTCGGTCAGTTCGTGCGTGCCGCCGAGCTGACCTGCCCCGAGAAGAGCATCAAATCCCTGCACACCGTCTTCGCCCGTGAAGGACGCGCCGACGAGCCCGTCCGCTACGAGATCACCCGCCTGCACGAGGGCCGGACATTCGCCACGTTGACGGCGGTCGCGCGCCAGTCGAAGGGCGTCCTTGCCACGGCATCGGTGTCCATGCACGTCGGCGAGGACGGCCCCGAGGTGCAGACCGTGCCGTCCGTACCCCAGGTGTTCGACGAGAGCACGCGCGCCCCGTTCTCGTTGATCCCGTGGGAGACCCGCGCGACGACCGACCTCGAGGATCGCGGAGTCTCGGCGCCCGAGTTCGAGATGTGGATGCGCACTCCCGAGGTCGACGAGGCGTACGCGCCGGCACTCGCCGCCTACGCCACCGACCTCAACCTCATCGGTACCGCACTTCTTGCCGTCGACGGCTTCGACCACACCGGCAACGGAACGGCTTTCACGTCCGCGGTCACCTCGCACAATCTGTGGTTCCACCGCCCGTTCCGCAGCGACGACTGGTTGCTGCTGCGTCAGCACAGTCCCCTCGTCGCCCACGGACGGTGCTTCGGCCGCGGCGACCTGCTCACCGAGAAGGGCTCTCTCGTCGCCTCTTTCGCCCAGGAAGCCCTGTTGCGCCTGCCCTGA
- a CDS encoding dihydrodipicolinate reductase has protein sequence MQRQSAPDDAAVETPSPRPLRVVQWATGTIGTRALRAVIDHPSVELVGVYVHSDDKAGRDAGELCGRDPVGVRATNDADEIIDLGADCVLYMPLLFDLDEVCRILASGTNIVTTRGEFHRPAGMDPVTREAVEAACALGGTSIHSTGSSPGFVTEAVPLVLTSIQRRMDHLAIDEYADLSQRDSPGILFDVMGFGGDAGEFADVRLAHVESNFGPSLAALADALGLTLDTIRTTGELATARSTVTIAAGTIEAGTVAAQRITVSGIRDGRELMRFRPTWYCTDQLDADWDLHATGWHITVDGDAPLDIDMRFPIPLERMSEISPSYTANRAVNSIAAVCAARPGIRTTVELPLVVPVLA, from the coding sequence ATGCAACGACAGTCCGCCCCCGACGATGCCGCCGTCGAGACTCCGTCACCCCGCCCTCTGCGCGTGGTGCAGTGGGCGACCGGAACGATCGGCACCCGCGCGCTGCGCGCGGTGATCGACCATCCCTCCGTCGAACTCGTCGGCGTGTACGTGCACAGCGACGACAAGGCCGGTCGCGACGCGGGCGAGTTGTGCGGACGCGACCCGGTCGGTGTGCGCGCCACGAACGATGCCGACGAGATCATCGATCTCGGGGCCGACTGCGTGCTGTACATGCCGCTGCTGTTCGACCTCGACGAAGTGTGCCGAATCCTCGCCTCCGGCACGAACATCGTCACCACCCGGGGAGAGTTCCACCGCCCGGCGGGTATGGATCCGGTGACGCGTGAAGCCGTGGAGGCCGCGTGTGCACTCGGCGGTACGTCGATCCACAGCACCGGCAGCAGTCCCGGTTTCGTCACGGAGGCCGTGCCGCTCGTGCTGACCTCCATCCAGCGGAGGATGGACCACCTCGCCATCGACGAGTACGCCGACCTCTCTCAACGGGACTCCCCCGGAATCCTGTTCGACGTCATGGGATTCGGCGGCGATGCAGGAGAGTTCGCGGACGTCCGGCTCGCCCACGTGGAGTCCAATTTCGGACCGTCGCTGGCCGCCCTGGCCGACGCGCTCGGCCTGACCCTCGACACCATCCGGACCACGGGCGAACTCGCCACGGCACGTTCCACGGTCACCATCGCCGCCGGCACTATCGAAGCGGGAACGGTGGCCGCGCAACGCATCACGGTGTCGGGCATCCGCGACGGCCGCGAGCTGATGCGGTTCCGCCCCACCTGGTACTGCACCGATCAGCTCGATGCCGATTGGGACCTGCACGCGACCGGCTGGCACATCACCGTCGACGGCGACGCGCCCCTCGACATCGACATGCGTTTCCCTATCCCCCTCGAGCGGATGAGCGAGATCTCCCCGTCCTACACCGCCAACCGCGCGGTGAATTCGATCGCGGCGGTGTGCGCGGCGCGGCCGGGTATCCGGACGACGGTCGAACTTCCGCTCGTCGTCCCGGTTCTGGCCTGA
- the meaB gene encoding methylmalonyl Co-A mutase-associated GTPase MeaB gives MNIGELIDAARGGSPRAAGRLLTLVEGPRRDEVLALLEPARARVVGFTGPPGAGKSTTVGALTTAYRERGLRVAVLAVDPSSPYSGGALLGDRIRMAAHVGDSGVFVRSVASRGHLGGLAAAVPASIRLLAALGYDVILLESVGVGQSEIEIASVAEPTVVILNPGGGDAVQAAKAGLLEVADLVVVNKADRDGADQTVRDLRGDVKVPILELVAATGQGVDDLVDAIEAHQRADTAERRTARARSQILSLAHTLLRNHAELEALAEAVAEGRDDPYSAAARLVDGAAVSAQS, from the coding sequence GTGAACATCGGTGAACTGATCGACGCGGCACGCGGGGGCTCCCCGCGTGCCGCGGGTCGATTGCTGACCCTCGTCGAAGGACCGCGCCGGGACGAGGTGCTCGCGCTGCTCGAACCCGCCCGCGCGCGGGTCGTCGGATTCACGGGCCCGCCCGGGGCCGGCAAGTCCACGACAGTCGGGGCGCTCACCACCGCCTACCGCGAACGGGGACTGCGGGTCGCGGTGCTGGCCGTCGACCCGTCGTCCCCCTACAGCGGCGGTGCGCTGCTCGGCGACCGCATCCGCATGGCCGCGCACGTCGGCGATTCGGGTGTGTTCGTCCGGTCGGTGGCCTCCCGCGGACATCTCGGCGGACTCGCAGCCGCCGTCCCTGCGTCGATCCGATTGCTGGCAGCTTTGGGTTACGACGTGATCCTGCTCGAATCCGTGGGCGTGGGTCAGTCGGAGATCGAGATCGCCTCGGTCGCCGAACCCACCGTCGTCATCCTCAATCCGGGTGGGGGAGACGCCGTCCAGGCCGCCAAGGCCGGATTGCTCGAGGTCGCCGATCTCGTCGTCGTCAACAAGGCCGACCGCGACGGTGCCGATCAGACGGTGCGCGACCTCCGCGGCGACGTGAAGGTCCCGATCCTCGAGCTCGTCGCCGCGACCGGCCAGGGTGTCGACGACCTCGTCGACGCGATCGAGGCGCACCAGCGGGCCGACACCGCAGAACGCCGCACGGCGCGGGCCCGCAGTCAGATCCTGTCGCTGGCACACACCCTCCTGCGCAACCACGCGGAGTTGGAGGCGCTGGCGGAGGCCGTCGCCGAGGGTCGCGACGATCCGTACTCGGCGGCCGCACGACTCGTCGACGGAGCGGCCGTATCCGCACAGTCGTGA
- a CDS encoding thiolase family protein encodes MPDAVIVSALRTPVGTAVKGTLRDTDAFTLAEHIVTATTEDLDKSLIDDVILGEGLYGGGVIARHAALTAGLTHVPGLAQNRHCAASLSTVQSAAASIRSGMDRIVIAGGVNSASTSPRSLIRKGEEWVPWMSPSHPDSPEAPNRDMSITVGWNAAVKAGIGREEMDAWALRSHQVAIRAIDEGRFKEEIVPIDTPHGLFDTDEHPRRETSLEKLASLKVLHPEIEGFSITAGNACGGNDAAAALAIASSDLGLPALGTVLSWASVGVDPAITGLAPVEAIPKALQRAGLSIGDVDLFEINEAFAAQCVACIKLLEIDPEKVNVNGSGCSLGHPVAATGARMLVTLTHELRRRGGGIGVASMCAGGGMGSAVVIEVPAP; translated from the coding sequence ATGCCTGATGCCGTGATCGTTTCCGCCCTGCGCACCCCGGTCGGCACCGCCGTCAAGGGCACGCTCCGCGACACCGACGCGTTCACCCTCGCGGAGCACATCGTCACCGCGACCACCGAGGACCTCGACAAGAGCCTGATCGACGACGTGATCCTCGGCGAGGGCCTGTACGGCGGCGGTGTGATCGCCCGCCACGCCGCCCTCACCGCCGGCCTGACCCACGTGCCCGGTCTCGCACAGAACCGGCACTGCGCGGCGAGCCTGTCGACCGTGCAGTCCGCCGCGGCGAGCATCCGCTCCGGCATGGACCGCATCGTGATCGCCGGTGGCGTCAACTCCGCGTCGACCTCGCCGCGATCGCTCATCCGGAAAGGCGAGGAGTGGGTGCCGTGGATGTCGCCCAGCCACCCCGACAGCCCCGAGGCCCCGAACCGCGACATGTCCATCACCGTCGGCTGGAACGCCGCGGTGAAGGCCGGCATCGGCCGTGAGGAGATGGACGCCTGGGCGCTGCGCTCGCACCAGGTCGCGATCCGCGCCATCGACGAGGGCCGCTTCAAGGAGGAGATCGTCCCGATCGACACCCCACACGGCCTGTTCGACACCGACGAACACCCGCGGCGGGAGACGAGCCTCGAAAAGCTCGCGTCGCTCAAGGTGCTGCACCCGGAGATCGAGGGCTTCAGCATCACCGCCGGCAACGCCTGCGGCGGCAACGATGCGGCCGCCGCGCTGGCCATCGCCAGCAGCGATCTCGGTCTGCCCGCGCTCGGCACGGTGCTGTCGTGGGCGTCGGTGGGTGTCGACCCTGCGATCACCGGACTCGCTCCCGTCGAAGCGATCCCGAAGGCACTCCAGCGCGCCGGTCTGTCCATCGGCGACGTCGACCTGTTCGAGATCAACGAGGCGTTCGCCGCGCAGTGCGTCGCGTGCATCAAGCTGCTCGAGATCGACCCCGAGAAGGTCAACGTCAACGGCAGCGGCTGCTCCCTCGGCCATCCGGTCGCCGCGACCGGCGCCCGCATGCTCGTCACCCTCACCCACGAACTGCGTCGCCGCGGCGGTGGCATCGGTGTCGCGTCGATGTGCGCGGGTGGTGGCATGGGCTCGGCCGTCGTGATCGAGGTGCCGGCACCGTGA